A region from the Lolium perenne isolate Kyuss_39 chromosome 4, Kyuss_2.0, whole genome shotgun sequence genome encodes:
- the LOC127293540 gene encoding uncharacterized protein isoform X4 yields the protein MFYAHLMVCKAASHSQEMQEKKLQYKSQIDLRIRKLKSDLKKITGFQNGYLHEKIFWLHLDFGLARAFGIPVRTFTQEACLWEVFFRNGEAEATVSRRF from the exons ATGTTTTATGCTCATCTGATGGTGTGTAAGGCTGCAAGTCATTCTCAGGAAATGCAAG AGAAGAAGCTCCAGTACAAAAGTCAGATAGACTTAAGAATCAGGAAACTGAAGTCTGATCTGAAGAAGATAACAGGCTTCCAG AATGGGTATCTGCACGAGAAGATCTTCTGGTTGCATCTTG ACTTTGGTTTAGCCAGGGCTTTTGGAATCCCTGTTCGTACATTTACTCAAGAG GCATGTCTATGGGAAGTATTTTTTAG AAATGGTGAAGCAGAAGCCACTGTTTCCAGGCGATTCTGA
- the LOC127293540 gene encoding uncharacterized protein isoform X3, which yields MRITSSSITSIREKKLQYKSQIDLRIRKLKSDLKKITGFQNGYLHEKIFWLHLGILWFSQGFWNPCSYIYSREMVKQKPLFPGDSEIDKLFKIFRINYWNCWDLE from the exons ATGCGAATAACAAGCAGCTCAATAACAAGCATTAGAG AGAAGAAGCTCCAGTACAAAAGTCAGATAGACTTAAGAATCAGGAAACTGAAGTCTGATCTGAAGAAGATAACAGGCTTCCAG AATGGGTATCTGCACGAGAAGATCTTCTGGTTGCATCTTGGTAT ACTTTGGTTTAGCCAGGGCTTTTGGAATCCCTGTTCGTACATTTACTCAAGAG AAATGGTGAAGCAGAAGCCACTGTTTCCAGGCGATTCTGAGATTGATAAATTATTTAAGATATTCAG gataaatTACTGGAACTGCTGGGATTTGGAGTAG
- the LOC127293540 gene encoding uncharacterized protein isoform X2, protein MFYAHLMVCKAASHSQEMQEKKLQYKSQIDLRIRKLKSDLKKITGFQNGYLHEKIFWLHLGILWFSQGFWNPCSYIYSREMVKQKPLFPGDSEIDKLFKIFRINYWNCWDLE, encoded by the exons ATGTTTTATGCTCATCTGATGGTGTGTAAGGCTGCAAGTCATTCTCAGGAAATGCAAG AGAAGAAGCTCCAGTACAAAAGTCAGATAGACTTAAGAATCAGGAAACTGAAGTCTGATCTGAAGAAGATAACAGGCTTCCAG AATGGGTATCTGCACGAGAAGATCTTCTGGTTGCATCTTGGTAT ACTTTGGTTTAGCCAGGGCTTTTGGAATCCCTGTTCGTACATTTACTCAAGAG AAATGGTGAAGCAGAAGCCACTGTTTCCAGGCGATTCTGAGATTGATAAATTATTTAAGATATTCAG gataaatTACTGGAACTGCTGGGATTTGGAGTAG
- the LOC127293540 gene encoding uncharacterized protein isoform X1: protein MFYAHLMVCKAASHSQEMQEKKLQYKSQIDLRIRKLKSDLKKITGFQRCILQLEKSGRHCRTIHLWKPSSSSSARRPFSCYLASTFTSGVLTRALLGCYVPEWVSAREDLLVASWYVNFGLARAFGIPVRTFTQEACLWEVFFRNGEAEATVSRRF from the exons ATGTTTTATGCTCATCTGATGGTGTGTAAGGCTGCAAGTCATTCTCAGGAAATGCAAG AGAAGAAGCTCCAGTACAAAAGTCAGATAGACTTAAGAATCAGGAAACTGAAGTCTGATCTGAAGAAGATAACAGGCTTCCAG AGATGTATTCTGCAACTGGAAAAATCTGGAAGACATTGCAGAACAATACACCTCTGGAAGCCGAGCTCTTCCAGCTCCGCTCGCCGTCCTTTTTCCTGTTACCTTGCTTCAACATTTACCTCTGGTGTATTAACTCGGGCTCTCCTTGGATGCTATGTGCCAGAATGGGTATCTGCACGAGAAGATCTTCTGGTTGCATCTTGGTATGTGA ACTTTGGTTTAGCCAGGGCTTTTGGAATCCCTGTTCGTACATTTACTCAAGAG GCATGTCTATGGGAAGTATTTTTTAG AAATGGTGAAGCAGAAGCCACTGTTTCCAGGCGATTCTGA